The segment CCGGCCGTCCCCGCAGGTCCAAGCGGGACCCCAGCGGCACCTGGTCAGTGACTGACCAGTCAGCAGTACCTCGGTAGTACCTCGTCAAAAGCACGAACAAAGCACATCTGGGAAAGAGGAACTCTCATGCGCAAGTGGATCAAGGCGACCTCCGTGACCGCTCTCATGGCCGCTGGCCTGATCGCGTTCGGCGCCGGCACGGCCAACGCGCACAGCTACGACTACGAGAACGACAGCATCAACGCGGTCACCTCGGGCAACGGCAGCATCCTCGGCGGCAACCAGATCATCGCCGACGTGGACGTGCCCGTGAACGTCTGCGGCATCGCCGTCGGCGCGGTCGCCGGCATCGCCAACGCCGAGTGCGACGAGTCCGGCGCCATCGCCGACTAGTTCACGCGTGGCGGGCACACCGCGTCCCACCGGCGCGGATGGGCCGACAGCAGTCCCTTAGGCAACACCAGACAGAACAGCATTCCTGGATGAAGGAGCAGCACATGCGCAAGTGGATCAAGGCGACCTCCGTGACCGCTCTGATGGCCGCTGGCCTGATCGCGTTCGGCGCCGGCACGGCCAACGCGCACAGCTACGACTACGAGAACGACAGCATCAACGCGGTCACCTCGGGCAACGGCAGCATCCTCGGCGGCAACCAGATCATCGCCGAGCTGGACGTCCCCGTGAACCTGTGCGGGATCGCCGTGGGCGCCGTTG is part of the Spiractinospora alimapuensis genome and harbors:
- a CDS encoding DUF320 domain-containing protein, with the protein product MKEQHMRKWIKATSVTALMAAGLIAFGAGTANAHSYDYENDSINAVTSGNGSILGGNQIIAELDVPVNLCGIAVGAVGGVANADCEESGAYAD
- a CDS encoding chaplin family protein, producing MRKWIKATSVTALMAAGLIAFGAGTANAHSYDYENDSINAVTSGNGSILGGNQIIADVDVPVNVCGIAVGAVAGIANAECDESGAIAD